GGTATTCGTTCGAGTACCTCAACGACCCGGCCAAGACCGAAGCCTCGCGGGACACGCACGGCTGGATGACGGTCGGGGACATCGGGTTTCTCGACGAAGAGGGTTACCTGTACCTCACCGACCGCCGCCACCACATGATCATCTCCGGCGGGGTCAACATCTACCCGCAGGAAACCGAGAACCTGTTGGTCACCCACCCGAAGGTGTTGGACGCGGCCGTATTCGGCGTGCCCGACGACGAGATGGGTCAGCGGGTGCTGGCCGCGGTGCAGACCGTCGACCCGGCCGACGCCACCGAGGCGTTCGCCGAGGAGCTGTCGGGGTGGTTGCGAGAACGCTTGTCGCACTTCAAGTGTCCGCGCTCGATCGCCTTCGAGGCGCAGCTGCCGCGGACCGATACCGGCAAGCTCTACAAGAACGAGTTGATCGAGAAGTATTCGGTGTGACCCTGCGGGTGGTCGATCTGTCCAGCGCGCCGGAGCCCGACGCGGCCGTGCCGCCGGGGGTGATCGTCGCCTACGGGTCACCACACAGCGAATACTGGCTGGATAAAGCAACTTTCACGCTCTCCGAGCAACCGTGTGACGATCGCCGGGTGGTCGTGGTGGATTCGGTGCCACGAGCGTTGACGGAGTTGACGCAACGCTGCCGGAATTGGCCGATCGCGAGTGCGGTCTGTGACGACGTGCTGCGCTGCCTGGACCCCGCCGGCGCCACCCTGGCCGGCCTGGTCACCGAGTCGCTGGCCTACTCGACGTTGCAGGCCGGCCCGGAGTTCGGTCGCTGGCTGTCACAGCGCGGGCCCGCCCGGGTGCCGGACAGTGTCGAACCCGTTACGGCGCATCGTGACAACGACATCCTGCGGATCAGCTTCAACCGCCCGGAGCGGCACAACGCCTTCTGCACCGGCACGCGAGCGGCGTTGCTGGAGGCGCTTGCGGTCGCGCAACTCGATCCGTCGGTGACCGGGATCGTGTTGAGCGGCAACGGCCCGTCGTTCTGCAGCGGGGGAGACCTCGCCGAGTTCGGCAGCTTCGCCGACCCGGCCGGCGCTCACCTGGCGCGCACCCGGCACAGCCCCGCGCTGGTGCTGGACGAACTCACCGCCCGGCTCGGCCGCGCATGCCGCGCGCAGGTGCACGGTCGGGTGCTGGGCAGCGGACTCGAGATGGCCGCGTTCTGCGGGTGGGTGCAGGCGGCGCCGGACAGCGTGTTCGGCCTGCCCGAACTGGGCCTGGGATTGTTACCCGGCGCGGGCGGCACGGTCAGCGTCACCAGGCGCGTCGGCCGTTGGCGCACCGCGTATCTGGTGCTGTCCGGTCACACCGTCGACGCGCAGACGGCGCTGGCGTGGGGGTTGGTGGACGCGATCGGCTTTGCTCAGTAGCCGGAGTAGGTGGTGTAGGTCGTCGACGGCGCGTTCGAGACGGCCACCGCGATCAGCACGACGTAGAGGATGATCGACACCACGATCACCACCGCACCGACGATGGCGCTGATGATCGCCCACTTCTTGGCGTTGCGCGAAGCGTCCTGGGCCTCCTGGTAGCGCCCCTGCGCCCATAGCCCGGAGACCTTGGTGGAGTAGACGATCGACACGATGCCGGCCGGCAGACAGCACAACACGGTGCTCAGGATCGCCCACACCAGGTAGTTGTCCGGCTCCGGACCGGCGCCGTAAGCCGGCGGCCCGCCGTAGCTCGGCGGCGGCTGGCCCTGCCAACCCGGGTTGGCGCCGTACGGGTCCGACGGATAACTCATGGCCGCTGCCTTCCCTTGGGTCGCCACTTTGCTGGTACCTCGCGGCGAGTCAGGCAAATATAGCGCACCGGGCGGCGCGCGGGCAGGGCGAAGCGGACCCGCGTTGCCGTCAGATTCCGCCGCGCGACACCAGCTGCGCGGCGATCACGTTGCGCTGGATCTCGTTGGTGCCCTCGCCGACGATCATCAGTGGCGCGTCACGGAAATAGCGTTCGACGTCGTATTCGGTGGAGTAGCCGTAGCCGCCGTGAATCCGCACCGCGTTGAGCGCGATCTCCATGGCCACTTCCGAGGCGAACAACTTGGCCATTCCCGCCTCCATGTCACACCGCTGCCCGCCGTCGTAACGCTGCGCGGCATAGCGGGTGAGCTGGCGCGCGGCGGTGAGTTTCGTTGCCATGTCGGCCAAATAGTGCCCGACGGCCTGGTGCTTCCAGATCGGCTGCCCGAAACTCTCGCGCTGCTGGGCGTAGTCCAGCGCGTCCTCCAGTGCCGCCGTCGCCACGCCCAGCGCCCGGGCGGCCACCTGGATCCGGCCGGTCTCCAGGCCCTTCATCATCTGCGAAAACCCTTCGCCCGCAACGCCGCCCAACACGGCAGACGACGGAACCCGGAAGTCGTCGAACGAAAGCTCGCACGACTCAACGCCCTTGTAGCCCAACTTGGGCAGATCCCGCGACACGGTCAGGCCCGGCCCGTGTTCGACCAGGAGTACCGAGATGCCCCGGTGCCGCGGGGTGGCGTTCGGGTCGGTCTTGACCAGCAGCGCGATCAGCCCGGAACGGCGTGCGTTGCTGATCCAGGTCTTGGAGCCGTTGACCACCAACGTATCTGGGTCTGCGGCCGGTAGTGCGGTGGTGGTCATGTTCTGCAGGTCAGAGCCGCCGCCCGGTTCGGTGAGCGCCATCGTGGCCCGCAGTTCGCCAGTAGCCATGGGCGGCAGGTACTTTCGCTTCTGCTCCGGGGTGCCGAACAGGGTCAGCAGCTTGGCGACGACGGTGTGCCCGCCCATCGCGCCGGCCAGGCTCATCCAGCCGCGGGCGAGTTCCTGGGTCACCTCGACGTAGCACGGCATCGAGACCGGCGAACCGCCGTACTCCTCGTCGATGGCCAGGCCGTAGATGCCGATGCGCTTCATCTGCTCGATCCACGCCTCGGGATAGGTGTTGGCGTGCTCGACCTCGCGCACGGTGGGCCGCACGTCGCGGTCGATGAACGCCCGCACGGTGGCCACCAGCATCGCTTCGTCGTCGTTGAGTTCAGTGCTCACTGTTGCCCCTTCTGCTTGATCGGCCGAGCGTGAACGTGGCGACGCCGAACCGGCGTGTCACGTCGTCGTATTCACTTTCGGCGGGGCGCGTGTTTGACCCTCGCTGAGACAGCCTGCCAGCATGGGATTTCGTGACTGATGGGTATACGGCGGTGCGTGCGGGCGGGCCCTACTTCGACGACCTCGTCCTGGGGCAGGTGTTCGACTGGGCGCCGTCGGTCACCCTGTCGCCGGGGCTGGCCGCCGCCCACCAGGCGATCATCGGAGACCGGCTGCGGTTGGCGCTGGACGCCGGTCTGTGCTTCGCGGTGACGGGCGCGGCGGCCGCGCTGGCGCATCCGGGGCTGGTGTGCGACGTCGCGATCGGGCAGTCGACGCTGGCCACTCAGCGGGTCAGAGCCAACCTGTTCTACCGCGGCTTGACGTTCCACCGGTTCCCGGTGCTCGGCGACACCCTCTACACCCGGACCGAGGTCGTGGGTCTGCGCGCCAACACGCCCAAGCCGGGGCGGGCGCCCACCGGACTGGCGGCGCTGCGGATGACCACGATCGACCAGGCCGATCAACTGGTCCTGGATTTCTACCGCTGCGCGATGCTGCCGGCCGGCCCGGACTGGGCGCCCGAGGACGCCGCGACCCGGACCGATGACCTGTCGCGCGTCGGCGCGGATGCGGCACCCCCGGCCGTGGACCCCACCGAGACGTGGGATGGCGAGGCCTTCCGCCGCAGGGTGCCGGGCCCGCATTTCGACCCGGGTCTGGCCGGCGCGGTGCTGCACAGCACCGGCGACGTGGTCACCAGCGCCCCCGAGCTGGCCCGGCTGACCCTGAATATCGCTGCCACACATCATGATTCGCGAGTGGGCGGGCAGCGGCTGGTGTACGGCGGACACACCATCGGGCTGGCGTTCGCCCAGGCCAACCGGTTGCTGCCCAACCTGGCGACGGTGCTGGGCTGGGAGTCCTGCGACCACACCGGCCCAGTGCACGAGGGCGACACGCTGTACAGCGAGGTACAGGTCGAGTCGGCCACCCCGAACTCCGACGCGGGCGTGCTGGGGCTGCGCTCGCTGGTGTACGCGGCCGGCCTCGACGGGGCGCCGGACCGGCAGGTATTGGACTGGCGCTACCGCGCGCTGCAGTTCTAGACCCGCCGGACCGGTCAGTTGCCGGCTTTGCCCGGTGATCCGACCGCGCCGGTCAGCCCGTCGCTGCCGGTGCCGTCGCCCTTGCCGCCGGAGCCGCCGGTGCCTGCGGTACCGCCGGCGCCGCCCGTGCCCGCGCTGCCGCCGCCGGCGCCCAGGGCTCCGCCGTCACCGCCGTCGCCGCCGCTGGGGCCCTTTCCGCCGTTGCCGCCGTTGCCGTTGCTGCCGATCAGGGCGTTACCGCCGACCCCGCCGGTCTGGCTGACCGCCGCGCTGCCGCCCTTGCCGCCGACGCCACCGTTACCGCCCTTGCCGGAGCTGATGCCGGTGCCGCCCGCGCCGCCGGCGCCGCCGGCGCCGCCCTTGCCGCCAGTGCCGCTGTCGCCGCCGGCGCCGCCGTCCGGGTGGCTCGCAATGCCGGCTGCACCGTTGCCTCCGGTGCCGGGGCCGCCGCCGGTACCGCCTGCACCGCCGTTGCCGCCCGCACCGCCGTTGCCTGCACCGAGCGCGTTACCGCCCGCGCCGGCCGCGCCGCCGGCGCCACCGTTGCCGCCGTTGGCGCCCGCGCCGCCGGCGCCGTTGTTGACGCTGAAGGTGGAGTCGCCCGCGGCGCCGTTGCCACCGAGGCCGCCGTTGCCGCCGGTGCCGCCACTGCCACCGGCGCCACCGTTGCCGGCGACGGTGCCGCCGAGGCCGCCGGCCCCGCCCTTACCGCCGGCTCCGCCGTCCTGGCCGGCCGTGCCGTTGTCGCCCGGGTTGGTTCCGGTCGATCCGGCCTTGCCGGCGGTGCCGTTGCCGCCGTTGCCGCCGGTGCCGCCGGTGCCGTACTGGCCGGCGTTGCCGCCGGCGCCGCCGTTACCGCCGGCCTTGCCGGGATCGGTGGCCGCGTTGTAGCTGAAGCCGGCGCCGCCGTTCCCGCCGTTGGCGGTCTGGGTGGTGGGTGTGGTGCCGGCCGCGCCGTCGGCGCCGGTGCCGATGCCGCTGCCGTTGGCGCCGCCCTTGCCCGCCGCACCGACGGTGCCGGTGTTGCCGCCGTCGCCGCCCTTGCCGCCGTCGGGGTTGGCGAAGTTGCCCGCCGCGCCGTTGCCGCCCGCGCCACCGGTTCCGGCCGTACCGCCGTTGCCGCCCTTACCGCCGGCACCGTCGGTGCCGTTGGTGCCGGTGCCCAGGGCCGTGCCGCCCTTGCCGCCGGCGCCGCCGTTACCGCCCGCGCCGC
This genomic stretch from Mycobacterium paragordonae harbors:
- a CDS encoding MaoC family dehydratase, producing MTDGYTAVRAGGPYFDDLVLGQVFDWAPSVTLSPGLAAAHQAIIGDRLRLALDAGLCFAVTGAAAALAHPGLVCDVAIGQSTLATQRVRANLFYRGLTFHRFPVLGDTLYTRTEVVGLRANTPKPGRAPTGLAALRMTTIDQADQLVLDFYRCAMLPAGPDWAPEDAATRTDDLSRVGADAAPPAVDPTETWDGEAFRRRVPGPHFDPGLAGAVLHSTGDVVTSAPELARLTLNIAATHHDSRVGGQRLVYGGHTIGLAFAQANRLLPNLATVLGWESCDHTGPVHEGDTLYSEVQVESATPNSDAGVLGLRSLVYAAGLDGAPDRQVLDWRYRALQF
- a CDS encoding CD225/dispanin family protein, with product MSYPSDPYGANPGWQGQPPPSYGGPPAYGAGPEPDNYLVWAILSTVLCCLPAGIVSIVYSTKVSGLWAQGRYQEAQDASRNAKKWAIISAIVGAVVIVVSIILYVVLIAVAVSNAPSTTYTTYSGY
- a CDS encoding enoyl-CoA hydratase/isomerase family protein, with amino-acid sequence MRVVDLSSAPEPDAAVPPGVIVAYGSPHSEYWLDKATFTLSEQPCDDRRVVVVDSVPRALTELTQRCRNWPIASAVCDDVLRCLDPAGATLAGLVTESLAYSTLQAGPEFGRWLSQRGPARVPDSVEPVTAHRDNDILRISFNRPERHNAFCTGTRAALLEALAVAQLDPSVTGIVLSGNGPSFCSGGDLAEFGSFADPAGAHLARTRHSPALVLDELTARLGRACRAQVHGRVLGSGLEMAAFCGWVQAAPDSVFGLPELGLGLLPGAGGTVSVTRRVGRWRTAYLVLSGHTVDAQTALAWGLVDAIGFAQ
- a CDS encoding acyl-CoA dehydrogenase family protein; translated protein: MSTELNDDEAMLVATVRAFIDRDVRPTVREVEHANTYPEAWIEQMKRIGIYGLAIDEEYGGSPVSMPCYVEVTQELARGWMSLAGAMGGHTVVAKLLTLFGTPEQKRKYLPPMATGELRATMALTEPGGGSDLQNMTTTALPAADPDTLVVNGSKTWISNARRSGLIALLVKTDPNATPRHRGISVLLVEHGPGLTVSRDLPKLGYKGVESCELSFDDFRVPSSAVLGGVAGEGFSQMMKGLETGRIQVAARALGVATAALEDALDYAQQRESFGQPIWKHQAVGHYLADMATKLTAARQLTRYAAQRYDGGQRCDMEAGMAKLFASEVAMEIALNAVRIHGGYGYSTEYDVERYFRDAPLMIVGEGTNEIQRNVIAAQLVSRGGI